Sequence from the Helicoverpa armigera isolate CAAS_96S chromosome 14, ASM3070526v1, whole genome shotgun sequence genome:
aaattcctagctgcgttataaaatgaaccttaaaagcttgAGCGCTTGactgttattccaatgcgatagcgcacagttcagtgaccgcaaccgtgccgtggccgtgctgagggttgcttcttacaatttattaatatttaagtaggaaaacaaagttacgcttattttaagatagcctttttttaaactgagtttttaaataaaaggtttctttagttaactatcgtattgcctactaaaatggagtatgggtacatattactaaatattacctaatacgtaagcataggtaagtacttaagtaaagctttcgtcaaaatcaaaggcggtttccaactatttttcgagcacaagtgccataccccatatggtacaactccgtcgagtgttgatacatacctaaaattggtttctgcgtagcgagacgcgtaatgttccgagtcgtcattaagttaaccagaactatacctacttacactcgaaatgtgttttgagctacaaaactcacaatacagttcatataactaagtaggtatctaaagtaaaataagtacctaatgatctctgttgttaaaatcataaagtagataagtattaatatattaaaaaaatagaatgacTAGATACGATtgactagataagttcatacctacatataaaatgtttctaaatcttacaatagttgcatataaaccaacacaactcaaaataatccatcagtttgtgaggtagcttaaaaaacctaataaaaaccaacagcataacatgccacgaaataaaaataataatattggagcgcgcgcggcgcgtgtgactgttgtgcgccctgagccgcgtggggctaccggtaacccagcgagcggtaggcatttatcgcgcgcaagtacgtcgagtgacagaggcctgctaCTAGTAGCAAGGGCTTTCAACAGTCACgcgcgcgcgctccaatattattatttttcgtggCATGCTATGCATActatattttgagttgtgttggttttaTGCGACTtttaagatttagaaacattttattttacttatctagtaattccttaaataaatttactttctactttatgattttacaaagatctaattacctacttagttatatgaactgtattgtgagttttgtagctcaaaacacaactcgagtgtaagtaggtatagttctggtaacttaatgacgactcggaacattacgcgtgtcgctacgcagaaaccaattttaggtatgtatcaacactcgacggagttgtaccatattGCCTTttattttgacgaaagctttacttaagtacttacctatgcttacgtattaggtaatatttaataatatgtacccatactccattttagtaggcaatacaatagttaactaaagaaaaatattcttgatattaatttttatttaaaaactcagttttaaaaaaggcgATCTTTAAAttagcgtaactttgttttcctacttaaatattaataaattgtaagaagcaaccctaagcacggccactGCACgattgcggtcactgaactgtgcgctatcgcattggaataacaatcaagcgctcgagcttttaaggttcattttataacgcagctaggaatttgtaggtagttggggaacttgtaggtgcttataacagtaggtatggacttttttgtatggagtgatttatctgttacgtagtaactattatataatctgtgctagTAGTAGCTAAAGAGAAGTGTGGCATGCATAACATAAAAGAGTAGCCATAATAAAATGAGTCATGCTTGTATAAGAGTGGAACGATACGATCATTGCATATACCTATCAAACACTATATTATAGGCTACTAGCAATCGCCCGCGGTTTTACTCATAGGAACTACTTTCATAACTcgaataaaagtagcctatgtctgTTTACAAGGTTTAACCTATTTTTAAGCCaattgtatttaaaacattGAGATTGTACAGTATTGAACTGATTTAGCATAATAATctgcaaacaaaatattgtggTCTGTATAACACCTAAATTGCGTTGCACGCTCTCTGAGTGTGGTCGTATTTTTGCACgtgattgtaaaaatatttatctgtcAATTCACAGATAATTTCATTGATTAAATCAGTTACTAAGCTTTTGTacggattttatttattgtaggtattacAGTTAGAGATTACAAACTCATGacggaataattttattcgtTCTGCAGTTAGTAATCTTGGCACGCACCTATTTCATGTAATTCGAGATTGATTATTTTAATCGATGACTTAATTAAAGGTATACATTAACTTACTTCTGCATTgcgtattcattttaaaataaaacaggtaTATACTCGTTAAAGATAAGATAAAGCAGTTGCAATTTGATAGTACTAGTATGTGTGGGTCCGTCAAGCTATGATTAGgaatcaaaatatttcacaacaaattatacataggtagaGCCTTACCACCTCTTTATAAAACAAGGTCAAAAAAAGTACCGGCTATATATAGCACTGGATTTAAGCCATCGTTTCGAACAAAGTTAATAGTACTTATAAGTCCTCGTTTTATAATATGGTGATTTGTTTGAGGACTTATGTTTCAACAAGAAATCAGACGTTTTTTAGTGAAATGTGTACGATAAAATTATAATCCCGATAAAATTGTAATCATTGAAGGATTACCACTGCACAGCAACTGCGTTTTTAAATTTCCCCCAAACTGATAAAAAACCGATATTTAGCAGTTATTGACGTGATTTTTACAACGATATAATGCAGACGTAGATAGCACTGATATAagaattacctacctatatcaatGTCAATGTAACTCAAGATAGTATCTTTCGTTGTTCGATAACGTTATGTAAAGAAGAGATAAGACACGTGTAATTTTTTTCGTCAGACATCCCGAAGACCGGTAGGAGGTGTTAACTACGTATGAATCtatagatactaatattataaacttgaaTAGTTGGTTTAAATTGGCTTATCTCCAGAACCACTGGTCTTGTTTGAAAGATTATTTAGTGATAGGTATATAGCCCTTTTAAAGAGGAAGGCTATGGGCTACTTTCATCGAGGTACGCCAAGTAGTTCGCATTGGACGCAGGTAAAATGGCAGATGCTAGTTTTCATATCATATTAGTATCCTAAGGAATtgcaataatataaacataaaatattgagatCAGAGATAGATGATCAACAAAACAAGTACTTACAACAGAATATGGTAAAGAAACAACAtcttgaaataaatactttcacTGAAAATTCCACTCAGCAACAGAAATTCCCAAATATTTAGCTAATATTCGAAATAACTTTATCCTGATAAATAGCAAAACTTGGCACCTAATCGCTATAAAATGACAAGGTCAGACCGGCAGCACCAAGGTACGTAACGTTTCGCGTCTCGTTGATGTCATACGCGAACAAATAGCTCGCATTTCTACGGATTCGCGCCTCCTTCGCAACCAGCTGATTCTAACACGAATGTCACGGCCAATTCGTTAACTATGTTCaataaagtaatacaaacatgacatacattatttacaaatcgTGATATCAATGACCATACGACGCGCTCTGACGTAACAGATAACGTCGGCtgattcagttttatttatagacgGTCTTTCCCGGTACTACgatacagttatcggcacggatatcgagccatgaccttcacctgcgcacaagcgattgactgccttattgccttatgcgtacgggtgcgcaaagcgatccccactcttccgccgagagcccaatatccgtgccggtatctgtaCTTTTGACGTAGTTTGTCACGAGTACTTGAAGTATGTAATGTATATCAgtaatttaagtatattataattttgaagatCTAGCTTTGCTAGGGAAACTCGTGGCTTAATAACAGCCGCATTGGTcgatcaatcataaggttaagcaacgcttggcgcaaTCGGATCAGTGTTTATGATGATTTCCTCCTTGTTTCGGAAGCCGCGTTTTTGTCGGTctcggctatcatttgaacatccttggcagtcgttacggttaggAAGATGCCAGAatgtctgacaactagtcttaccaaaagGGATACATGCCTTACCGGATTGAAGaagtctgataggcagtcgttccacgtaaaacactagtacccACCTgcgtctggttagactggaagccaatcccaacataattatgttatacGACCGTTCCATATTGTAATTCTTatcaaattcaattcaaattcacGTGAAAGTTATTGAAAAAGATCTCGGTCTAGTTTCAGTAACTATTCATTTAGTAGATGCGCTCAGTTTACTCCGCTAATTTGTCATTACCTCGTAAATTGTTCGGCGTGACTAACCGTTCATTGTTCAAGCCAGTTTAGTAAATTAACTTTGTACCGGTACATTTTCTATTATTGTGCTGAATACCTGTAAATTACTATAGCCGATCGACTTAGTCTACATAACACTCAATAGAATTGCATTTATTATCTGGAGAATGTAGTGATTACCTTGGTCTACGATTTCCATAATTGCAATCGAATGGCAGTGTATTGGAACATAAGTTTGCTCGCATCtgatcaaaatatattattttacaatgattCGTAATTTTACTTCGCCAACGGTTATTTTCCTCATATTATCCTGTCATTTATAGCGTaggaacattaaaattaatttatgaaagttTATCGTTTATCATGTTCTATtcatctaatattttatttcaatccgCTGGTacacaaaaagtaataaaaactgcaTCTTCCTTATTACGTACCTGCATAGATAGAATCAAGGTCGTTTGTAAGTGTGTGGGTTCATTAGGTTCAATGACTTGAGAATTACCTCACATCTGATTGCAGAATGTCATTGCCACAATGAGACAGTTCTAGTGTAATTTTGCCTATATACATGAGATTCATGGATCGAGTTTTATGTGGCATATCAAATTGTGGGTCCCGGGTGTCATTTGttcatctttggcaatcgttaagGGTATTCAGTAGGCAGTAAGTCTTACCACCTTGAGTTGACGACTTGGGTAGTCGAGGAGGGCAGAAAGGCAGTCGCCCCATGTAAAagactgggccccgattctcctaagttaataatgtcaaaatcgaatagaaatcgaatcgcaatatgatcgtaatagcagttttaaccatatcgggcattctgctactaataaaagaccaatcgtattcgattgacatttgattggtgtgcgattggtctgctattttgatgattttggtctatacggtagtttgctgtacaatcactttgcaatcgtaaataatttgcagacaaaatgattcattattgaatgacagaaaaggataaaaacgtttatttcaaagaaaaaatagcggagtgctacatacgcttcaatcgtaatcgagtcgggattggatctcagtcgaatcgagtcgaacgtcgatcgaaggtcgcttaagtaaaattaggagaatcgggcccctggtactCTACTGCATTTGGTTAGATGATACATATGATAGAATATATGTGTGGAGGTATGAGAGCAGAGAGTAAAGCTCATCATCCCTCGCACTAAAGGGAGGATCCTCCGACCGGACAGGTGTTATTGTCCGGTGGGCTACTGCCCGACAGTTGTTGTCGATGTGATCTATCTGTATTAATGCGTAGATGGCGGTGTTGACAGTTGTAGTACCGCTACATATGTATACCTGTAATACACACTAAAACTTGATTTTCTTTGTCCTCAGTTCGAAGATTTCGCCTTAATAAACGCTGGGCGTCTCCTAAAGAAGTACCGGAACAAATATTGCACGTTCAATGACGACATCCAAGGTACCGCCAGTGTGGCCGTCGCTGGTCTTATGGCGGCCGTTCGAGTCACCAAGAGGAAGCTCAGTGAAAACATCTATTTGTTCCTTGGCGCTGGTTCTGTAAGTATTCTAAtaacagtttttgttttaaatagagAGGTTTATGGGCATTCTTTATTCTGTTGTTTTGATAACGATACTTCTCTCATTTCAAGCAAATAACTCGTGTTTCAAGTCCCATCTTCAATAATTTAACTCGACGGCAGTAACTGCTTGGTTCCAGAAATATTGCTGCACAGGAGTCAAATAATTCGATTATTCTGTCACAGTACTGGCTACCAAATCTcaaaattttatgattttgccaaataatacttaaataacatTTCCCATAATCCCTATTGCACCTACTTCTACACAAACAAGTAAACATTGAACCTACttttgcgcaaacacacaggccttatattttaaactatttttttctgTTCACACTAGGCAGCCAACGGTATTGCCAGCCTAACAGTTGCCGCTATGGTTGCGGAAGGTTTAACCGAAAAGCAAGCAAGGGAACGCGTATACATGTTTGATATCGACGGCTTATTATCTACGCGTCGACCGGGAGGAGTGCCTGAACACGCGTCAGCCTTCGGAAAGGATATCGAACCGGAGAAGGACTTTGAAGCTTGTGTTGCGAAAATTAAGCCCAGTTGTTTGATTGGTAAGTTTTAGTACCCATATTACATAGATAGAAGATAGATGACGAGAAGATAGCTATTCGTATATTCGCCTATACTGCTTAGCGAAGCGACCATCCCCCCATATGGTCGTCTACGAGGGTCTACGGCTGTTGCTTATCCAAAAGCTCTTCCATGCAAAACATCGAttcatatatacatacattaaaaacctgttttgtttgcttgaatgctcAAACCTCAGGAACTAccagtttgaaaaaatatttcagtgtcagataatttacttttttcgtTTGCGCGAAGTTGTTCCCtggggatgcgggtaaaaccccTGGAGAAAGCTAGTTATCTACTAAGTGCCCAATGTAATAATGATGTCCATCGTTACAGGATGCTCAACTGTCGGTGGTGCGTTCACTCCTAACGTACTCAAGCAGATGGCTAAGAACACCGAGCGGCCTGTGATCTTCGCGCTCTCCAATCCCACCAGCAAAGCCGAGTGTACTGCCCAAGCTGCTTATGACCATACTGAGGTGAGTTACATTCACTGTTACACGAGAAGTACGACAAGTTTAAAGACAGTAGTGTACGTAGTAACATAAGAGTTCGCCCCATTTAACTTTGCAAATCTGATGTTATAAGGAacagctcgtggctaagtcttCCTTTGCCATTATACATAACTTCTCTGTAATGTgtctgaattaaaatatttttgcttacaataaacaataataagtcAAAGCCACTCGGGTcgatcaatcataaggttaaacCACGCATGGCGCGGTCGGTACGATAAACTGGtgggtcccgactgtcatttgaacatctatgGCAGTCGCtgctggtagtcagaagccagaaagtctgtcaaccaccaagggtaactgggttggggaggccagatagcagtcgctccttgtaaaaagctggaactcagctgcatccaacttcagactggaagccgactccaacatttttgaaaaagggTATTCAGAAGatgcattattttgtttgaaatgaaatttaatATCGTGCTTTCTATATTTCAGGGTCGTTGCATCTTCGCATCTGGATCTCCCTTCCCGCCCGTGAAGTACGGCGGCAAGGAGTACCACACGGGACAAGGCAACAACTCGTACATATTCCCCGGAGTCGCTCTCGGCGTTATCGCGACCGCCACGCATCATATACCCGAGACAATGTTCTTGACTGCCGCTAgggtatgtatttatatatcaaTAAAGAAATGTGTGGAatgattgtgtgaaagtcgatgtgtctagaaagaatgttatttTTGAGATGACggtagatagaagagtatggaagaagaaatcATGCTGTCCCGACCTCTAATAAAATTGGGTTTCTGCCTTTACATCTGATGATGGATGATAATAAAGAAAGGACTCTTTTACATAGCAAAGAGTATCAAAACTGCGTTAGTGCAATACTGGTACATAGCCGATTCTTGGATCTCTTTCAATTTCATAATCGTAATTTGTAATTGTTACAGACTTTGGCTCATTACGTTAGCGAGCAGGACCTCGCTATTGGGCGCATTTACCCATCGCTGGCCGAATTGAAGGAAGTTTCTGTAAATATTGCCATCGAGGTCGCTAAGATGGCCTACGACGAAGGTACGTAATATTTTCTCTATCTATCATTCtcttaattaatgtaaaatgaaacaGGGGGTTTAAAGGGGCACACATggtttccatattttttttgcatacaaTTTTGTAGCTCCCTGATTTTGCTATATTCAGTTcctttttgttttgtcgcaCTTAGGTTGAAAATGACAGAATTGTAGTACTGGAATAGACAcggtttgtttttataatttttgtagtttttttcttACGAACTAAAACTGTTGACGTTCCTTAGGTGTCGGATCTGTATACCCCATACCAAGAAATTTTAATAAGCACGTCAGAAGTTGTCAGTTTAACTATAAATACGTAACACATTTACCGGAACAATATGCCTGGCCGAAGACTGTGAAAGTTGATTATAAAATGTCCAAAGGCCTTCTTCATCCGACCTATGCTTGACAGttatgaacattaaaaaaaaatgtaatataaaataaaatcaaatataaattatgtttattgaacTGTTAGTTTTGTTATTACGACAAGAAATGTCTAGAATTCGAGTaaggattgtttttattttaataggtattcaAATGTCCATTTGACTCGTTTAATGAAAATAGTGGGTTGGTTAGTTTATAGTTTAGTCGATGAATAGAAATTAACATTTAGTTTGAGTTCATAAGCTTAATCAGAATGGCAATAATTGAATTTGATAACATAGAAAGCCAGACTACTACAACTCCCATGTTAAAAGGAgtctttattttagtatttacgAAGTCATGtatagaatattttgataaatcttAAGTAAATAGAAAGTAAACTATTGAAAACTAGTAAGTAGTAGCTCAccatattacatattttaaactgGAGTGTTCAATTCACTActtattaatagtttttataagtATGAATATTATAGCAgcatttatgttttaaaataagtatcttAGCACTTACAAATTTGAACCTTAATTCGATTCACTAAAGTCTATTTTCTCCTACAGGTTTGGCGTCCGTCTACCCCGAGCCGAAAGATCTTATGAAGCACGTACATAATCAGATGTACAATTTCAACTACGAATGTTCCATGCCCGTCGTATGGGACTGGAAACCCGAAGAGAAGTTTAATGTAAGACCCATACAACCAGTCCCTAAAAACATCTAAATCAGTATTAGTATATTATGTTTCGGTTAAGTGTCAAATGTCAAACAAATGCGCCAATTTCAATAGTTAAAATCTTCtatctttttagttttttttttcagctaaatattattattattgatctTTGAATGAAAAGCATACAATCATTACTCGCCAATGTGGCGTCGAGTTGAAATGGCGGGACTCtcatttaatttgatattttttgttcaaaacgACACTATTTCACAAAATCACTGTCTACTCATTACCTTGGGGtatatttcaaatgttttaaaaataatcgaTATTTAAGATTGAATGGATAGGTGGTGTAATGGTGAATTCAATTATGTTGTGTGTTTTACATAAGATCAGCGGGTTTCTTTCAAGGAATATGCATGCATCATACTCAAATTCTACAAATAAATTCCTATATGTTTAACACCGAACACACAGCATAATATTAATACAccattagttttaagtaatttaaattatgagaCGTTCGTTTTGGAATGTTGTTagtaaatgcaataaaaatgcgTTCAGTGCACAACGCCTTTAAATGGGAGTGTTCAAGTTGTCCATGTATTActgttacaataattaatt
This genomic interval carries:
- the LOC110375637 gene encoding NADP-dependent malic enzyme, which translates into the protein MFSTASKSLLCCSNALAHQRALASMLTKSPSIAQQTLQSRDYHEVTGNIICPNVVRGIDHLRDPRLNKGLAFTLEERQALGIHGLLAAKFKSQEEQLEICTISIDRYEDNLNKYLYLVELQDRNEKLFFRLLAENIEKYLPIVYTPTVGLACQRFGLIYRRPRGLFITINDKGHIFNILKNWPEPDVRAIVFTDGERILGLGDLGAYGMGIPVGKLSLYTALAGIKPHQCLPITLDVGTDNQDLLEDPLYIGLRQKRVRGKEYDEFIDEFMEACVQRYGQNTLLQFEDFALINAGRLLKKYRNKYCTFNDDIQGTASVAVAGLMAAVRVTKRKLSENIYLFLGAGSAANGIASLTVAAMVAEGLTEKQARERVYMFDIDGLLSTRRPGGVPEHASAFGKDIEPEKDFEACVAKIKPSCLIGCSTVGGAFTPNVLKQMAKNTERPVIFALSNPTSKAECTAQAAYDHTEGRCIFASGSPFPPVKYGGKEYHTGQGNNSYIFPGVALGVIATATHHIPETMFLTAARTLAHYVSEQDLAIGRIYPSLAELKEVSVNIAIEVAKMAYDEGLASVYPEPKDLMKHVHNQMYNFNYECSMPVVWDWKPEEKFNVRPIQPVPKNI